The following DNA comes from Winogradskyella sp. PG-2.
AGACGGATCGCTTTATATCTTTAAAGAAGATGCTTTTGGATATCAGAAATTTAATAATGGTTCTTTTGAAGTAGAGGAAGTGACCGCCTTCAGAACTAAAGATATCGTTGAAAATAATGCTGGCACAAAAGTATATTTTGCTGGATCTAATAATGGCTTATGGGAATTAGAAAAAGCCACAGATATTTGGACCAACTATACTTCTTCTAATTCAGATCTTGCTAATGATTTTACAATATCATTACAGGTAGACGCTAATGATTTACTTTATATAGGCGGATTTCAAGGGCTAAACACCCTAAGTAGTGCTGGGGCTTGGAATACTTATCAGGCACCTGATCCAATTAATGGTTTTCCTTATCAAGTCCATGATATTTCTATAAATGAAACAAATGGCAATCTAGTAGTAAATACCTCAGCGCCTAGCACATACTTTTATGGACTTTCTATTGTTGATTTAAGCACTAATACATGGGTAAACTACAGAGAAGATGACATGAATTGTTTAAATGAAAATCTATATACAGCAACTGCTTTTGGAGGAGACGGAAAAGTATATGCAGCACCTACAATTTTTTCAAGTATTCCAGACATTGGGAAATTAGTTGAATTTACACCCTCAACAGAAACGTGTACAAATGCTAATATTAACTATCTAAATGCGCCAGTAGCAGTAAACTCAAATGTGGTGGGGGATTTTTCAATTCGAAAAAAAGAAAATGGTAATTTAGATATTGGTTTTACTAGAACATTTGATTTTCATTACACGGAAATAAATCCGTTGAATTTTAATGGTGCCTTTTCAACCGCAACAACCCTTACTCCGTCTCCCGGAAATTTTATTGGAAATGTAATTAGTGATAATGATCAATTTATTATTGATACAAATACCGGTTGGATAGTTTATAATGAAAGTGATGATATAACCACCGTAAATCATAATTTACCTGATTACTTATCTATTATAACTAAAAAAGCAAATGTTGGTAATTCTGATAATGGAATACTAACACTGGTTCACAAAGGGTTTGATGCCGCTTTTAATTATAGAGTTTATAAAACACAATGTGATTTCCAAAATGGTCTGTGTTCCACTTCTGAAGAAATTTTTACAAATGATAGAGATTTTACACAAGATGTTAATTTTGGTTGTGTAGAAGATATTGCTAACGACCAAATTATGACGGTTGGAGTAAAAACTAATAGCTCAGGAGAGGTTAAGCGCACAAAAGAATCGTGGGTTAGATCACTAAATAATACTCCTTTAACTATTTGGGAAGAAGACCACCCAATCTATCCATTATTAGACGTCATAACTATTGCTGCGGCTGTTGCTTTGGGAGAAGAATCATCTGGTTATGTTAATGACGAGAATACTATTCAATTAAGAACTGAAAATATTAATTCTTCAGAAATTAATGTAACAGATGTGACATTAGATCTAGATAATGATAATATAGAAGATGAAATTATACGAACAACTCGAACTGAATTAAATGTAGATGAAGCCACTAATATAGTTTATGTTTTGTTGGTCGCCATTGGTGACAGAAGTCAACTTAGGGTTAATCAGTTTAGGGGAATTAATGATGAGGCAGAAAGGTTAGACTTTTCTTCTTTAAGTGAAAATAATGATATTCTAGATGCTCGTCTTAACACATTCCCCAAAGACCTTTTTGTGAAAAAATTTGAAATTATACAATATACTTCATCAGAAGTATTAATGGCCTTATTTACTAACTATGGTTTATTAATAAAATCTGGTATTAGTGTATCTCAATTTACACTTAACAACAATGAAATTTCTTCTAATAGTGATAAGGTATTAGTGTTTCCAAACCCAACTAAAGGCATGGTTAATATTGGTGATGAATCAATTAATAGGGTAATGGTTTATGACATTAATGGGCGTGAAGTTCTAAGAACAGACAAGTCTGTTTTTTCACTAAAACATTTAGAAAATGGTATTTACCTTATAAAAGCGAAAAACAGCATTGGGCGAATAATAAATAGAAAAATTATTAAACACTAACTATAGCATCTATGATTAGTTTAATTCTAATCATATTTAGTGGAGAAAGCTCGGTTTTAAACAACCGAGTTTTTTTGTAATTTTCTTTAAAACTATAACCGCAGAACACTAATGACAAAATAATATTCAAGAAGCTAATCAAGAATTAAGCAATGTATTTAAAATGACTTTCCTAAATAAACTAATTTACTTTCCTCACCCAAGGTGTCAATTTCTTTATTATATGATGATATGATGTGAAGTTCCCCTTCATCATCTTTTAGAAACAAAGGAATCATATCTTTTTCCTTATTTGTAATCTCTATAAGACTTTCATAATGAGCTTTATCTTCTATGTCAATTTCTAAAATTGAAGGGTATTTACGAGTGACTTCAGTAAGGGTAATATAATCATCGGTATGTGAAAACAAACCTTCTTTTGGGTTATTCTCAGGGCTATTCATTTCATGTGTTGTTACTAATCGAAAAGATCCGTTTTCGCCAAATTGTTTGCCAAACTTTTTAATAGCATATTTGTTAATCTCTGAATTTGCTGTCATAGCCATTAAATAGCCTACATCGTTAAGTTCAATATTATCAGATAAAGTTTCTGAATAAACATTTGTGTTTAAAGCCTCAAGACCAAGTTCCTTCGCTTTCTCAATATTACTTTGGTTGCTATCTATTAATACTACATGCCTACCGTTAGATTCTAAATAGTCACCTATTAATCGAGATAACTTAGAAGCGCCAACAATTAGAATCCCATCAGACTTCGTTAAGAATACGCCCACTAATTTTGCGAAATACCTAGCTGTAGTGGCATTTAACAATACCGTGCCTAATACAATCATAAACACCAAAGGCGTAATATATTCTGCTCCTGGTACTCCCGCTTTTGCTAATTTTAGTCCAAATAGGGACGCTATCCCGGCAGCCACAATACCGCGAGGACCTACCCAGCTAATAAATAGTTTTTCATTGCGCTTTAACGTCGAACCTTGTGTGCTTAAAAAGACACCAATAGGCCTAATAATAAATACAACTGCAGCGAATACAACAGCTGTTTTCCATGTGTAAATTAAATACAAATCGCTCATATTAATATTCGCAGAGAGGAGGATAAACAAAATTGAAATTAGTAAAACACTGAGCGACTCCTTAAAATATAAAAGCTCTTTCAAATACGGGGCATTCGCATTTCCTAAAACCATCCCCATAACCACAACGGCCAACAATCCAGACTCGTGAGCAAAAGTGTCTGAAAGGACAAAAACACCTAATACAGCAGCTAACGCAAATACGTTTAATAAGTAGTGCGGCACATACTTTTTATTTATAATAAAATTCATCGCATGTGCAAAAGTAAAACCAAATGTAGCACCGAATAACACAATTTTCCCAAACTCTATCAAAGCTGTTTTTGTAAATTCTCCACCACCGTCGACACTAATAAATTCAAAGACTAAAACAGCGACTAAAGCACCAATAGGATCAATTAAAATCCCTTCCCATTTTAAAACAGCAGACACATCTTTCTTTAAAGGAATATTGCGTAAAATAGGGGTTATCACTGTTGGCCCAGTTACTATAATTAATCCCGAAAACAAAAACGAAATCTCCCAACTTAAATCAAAAATAAAATGCGCCGCAATCGCCCCACCGAAAAAAGTAACGGCCGCACCTAGCGAAATTAACTTTGTAATAACAGGTCCTACGTGTTTTACTTCATTCATTTTTAAAGTTAATCCGCCTTCAAAAAGAATAATGCTAATCGCTAAAGACACAAAATAGAATAAACTTTGCCCAGGAAATAAGCCTTCCTCGCCGTTCCAAATAGGCTCAATCCACTTTACACCATCATTTAAAAACTCTGCAGCAATTGGACCAACCAATAATCCAATAAGAATTAATGGTAAAATTGCTGGTATTTTAAGCTTCCAGGCTACCCATTGCGCTAATATTCCTAGAATTATAATGCCTGCTAACTCTACCATAGTTTAATTTTTTTAATCCTTTCGAAAATAGCTTTTTTTTTACAACCCTAAAAATCTTAATAAACTCTAAAGAATATTATATGTTCTTTTCTAATTTGGTAAATTGCGTGACTATGCAATTATACCCTATTAATGCAGGAAACTTTAAGCTAGATGGTGGCGCTATGTTTGGTGTGGTGCCAAAATCGCTATGGAATAGAACCAACCCTTCAGATAATAATAATATGATTGATATTGCGGCACGCTGTTTGTTAATTGAAGATGGTAATCGTTTGATTTTAATCGATACAGGTATGGGTAATAAACAAAGTGACAAGTTTTATGGCTACTATTATCTTTGGGGAAATGACAGTATTGATAAGTCGCTTGCTGCCTATGGCTTTCATAAAGATGATATCACTGACGTATTTATGACACATCTTCATTTTGATCATTGTGGGGGAAGTGTTCAATGGAATAAAGACAGAACGGCTTATGAGCCTGCTTTTAAAAATGCACACTTTTGGAGCAATAGAGATCACTGGAAATGGGCTACGGAACCAAACCGTAGAGAGGTCGCATCTTTTTTGAAAGAAAATATTTTACCAATGGAAGATAGTGGGCAATTAAAATTCACATCATTACCTGGAAATAGGGTTTTAAGTAATTCAGAATTGGGTTTTGACATTTTTTTTGCAAATGGTCATACAGATAAGCAAATGATTCCTATGATAAATTACAAAGGAAAAACAATCTGTTTTATGGCAGACCTATTACCTACGGCTGGTCATTTACCATTACCATTTGTGATGGGCTACGACACAAGGCCTTTATTGACTTTAGACGAAAAAGAATTATTTTTAAATATGGCTGCTGATCAAAATTTTTATTTATTTTTAGAGCATGATGCGCATAACGAAATTATTACAGTTAAGCACACCGAAAAAGGTGTAAGACTTAATGAAACTTTTACTTGTGAAACACTATTTAATTAAACTATAAAAACATGAAACTTACTTACAGATTTATAACTTCTTTAAGCTTTGTTGCAACACTGTTTGTGGGTTGTGGCTCCACGGCTGATATTCTAACAACACCTGTTGAGAATATTGATACATCACCGCTTAAAGTAACAGATTTAACTGAGGCTGAAAAAGAAAACTGGGGACACTTAGATTTAGAAAGAGATACGATTCCTGGTATGGCCGTAGATAGGGCTTATGCAGAAATAATTAAAGGAAAAAAAGGTACGAAAGTTATTGTTGCTGTAATTGATTCGGGTATTGATATTGACCATGAAGATTTAGATGGCGTCATCTGGACCAACAAAAAAGAGGTTCCAAATAATGGAAAAGATGATGATAACAATGGTTATATTGATGATGTTCATGGTTGGAATTTCTTAGGTGATGCTTATGATGAGCAATTAGAATATACACGAATGTTATCTGCAAAAGAGACTTCAAATCCAAGATATCAGGAGGCACAAGAGTTGCTAGAGTCTGAGCGTCAAAAATGGATGGGTCGCAAAACACAGTATGACCAAATAGGACAAGCTGTTAATAATGCTCATACAACTTTAGAAAAGCAAATCGGTAAATCTGAGTATACTATAGAAGAGGTAAACAGAATTAAATCAGATGATCCAGCGGTTCAACAGGCTGTTCAAATAGCCCAAAACGTAAACGCAAACGGGTTATCTATGCCTGATGCGGTTGAAGAAATTAAAGGTGTTCAAGATCAAATTAATGAACGCTTAAACTTTCATTTAAATACAGATTTCTCAGGGAGAAAAACAAATGACAATATTAGCGATATATCAGATAAAGGATACGGAAACGGCAATGTAAAACATGTGAAAAAATCAGAATCTCATGGTACGCATGTTGCGGGCATTATTGCCGCTGAACGCAATAATGGTAAAGGAGCAAATGGAGTCGCTAATAATGTTGAGATTATGGCTTTAAGGGTTGTCCCAAATGGCGATGAGTACGATAAAGATGTCGCTTTATCAATTCGCTATGCTGTTGATAACGGCGCAAAGGTGATTAACGGTAGTTTTGGTAAGTCATTCTCTCCTCATTCTGAATGGGTAAGAGACGCTATTAAATATGCCTCAGATAATGATGTTGTTTTTGTACACGCTGCAGGAAACGACAGTAATAATATTGATGTGAAACCTAATTTTCCTGATGATAATGTAAATTTTGTTGAGGTATCAGACACCTATATTAGAGTAGGTTCTTTAACTCAAAAATATGGTTCTAAAATGGTGTCTGGTTTTTCTAATTATGGAAAAAAGAATGTGGATGTTTTTGCTCCTGGTTCAGCTGTATATTCTACAACTCCAGAAAACGAATATGATTTTAAAGGCGGAACTTCCATGGCGGCTCCTGGCGTAGCTGGGATTGCTGCTCTTATCCGTTCTCAGTACCCAAATTTAAGTGCTGCTCAGGTAAAACAAGTCATTTTAGATTCTGGCCTACCATTAACAACTAAAGTTGTTGTTGGGGGAGACGCATCTAATGTAAAACCGTTTGCGGATTTATCTAAAACTGGTAGAATAGCAAATGCATATAATGCTCTAATCATGGCTTCGAAAATAAAGTAACATGAAAAAATTTCTTTTAAGTTTAATTTGTTTGGCTCTTGTCCTCTCTTGCGGATCAACTGATGTGGTGGCACAAACCTCATCTCTTCCGACAACACCTCAACCTACTTCAAATTCGCATTGGCAACAACACGTGGATTATGATATGGAGATTGATATGAATGTTAAAACCTATCAATACGCAGGAAAACAAAAATTAGTTTACACTAACAATTCACCAGACGTATTAAACCGTGTCTATTATCATTTATATTTTAACGCCTTTCAACCCGGGAGTGAAATGGATGTGCGTTCAAGAACAATTCAAGATCCAGACCCAAGAGTTGGTGATCGTATTAGTAAGCTTCAACCAAATGAGATTGGCTACATCAAGGTAAATTCCTTAAAACAAAACGGTAAAACTATATCGCATCAAACTGTTGGTACTGTTTTGGAAGTAAAACTAGATCAACCTATTCAACCTGGAGAAAAAGTAACCTTTGATATGGATTTTGACGCTCAGGTTCCTATCCAAATTCGTCGTTCTGGCAGGAACAATAAAGAAGGTGTGGCGTTATCTATGACCCAATGGTATCCAAAGTTAGCAGAATTTGATGATGAGGGCTGGCACGCAGATCCATACATAGGTAGGGAGTTTCATGGTGTTTGGGGAAATTTTGATATTAAATTAACTATTGATAAGGATTACATTGTAGGTGGTTCTGGCTATTTACAAAGTGAAACGAAAGCTAAAAATGGCAAAAAAACACTTCATTATATCGCTCCCGACGTTCACGATTTTTCTTGGGCTGCTGATCCTGATTATATTCATGATGTGTATGAAATGCCTAATGGACCAACGCTTAATTTCTATTACAAAAAAACACTTTCTAAAGAGTACTTAGATAACTGGAAAAAACTTCAGCCCAAAACAGCGGCGTTGATGGAGTATTTTAATGAGCATATTGGGCCATATCCATATAAGCAATATACGGTAATTCAAGGTGGTGATGGAGGTATGGAATATGCGATGTGTACATTAATTACTGGCGAACGTAAATTTGGAAGCCTTGTTGGTGTTACTGCCCATGAGCTTGCCCACTCGTGGTTTCAATTTGTGTTGGCTTTTAATGAAGCAAAATATGGATGGATGGATGAAGGGTTTACCACCTATATTTCTACACTTGCTGAGAATAAACTATCCAATAATCCAAAAGATAATCCGCTAACAAGGCTTTATTTAGGTTATACTAATTTTGCTTTAACGGATTATGAAAGACCAATGACAACGCATTCGGATAGATATGAATATAATAGTTCGTATAGCGTAGCTACTTATGTTAAAGGCGCTGTATTTCTAGCACAATTGGGTTATGTGATTGGAGAGGACAACTTAAAAACAACAATTAAAAAGTTCTTTACAGATTTTGCTTTTAAGCACCCTAAGCCGATAGACATTATAAGAACAGCTGAACGTGTTTCTGATCTTGAACTCAATTGGTACTTAACTGATTTTGCGCAAACTACAAATAAGATAGACTATGGCGTTAAATCTGTTGAAGGAAAATCGATTACTTTAGAACGTATTGGTTTAATACCAATGCCTATAGATCTTTCAGTGACCTATGCTGATGGTTCTACAGAAGAGTTCTATATCCCATTACAAATGATGCGTGGTGAAAAACCAACCTCAGCAACCATAGTTAATGATTGGGCTTGGGCAATGCCAACGTATACTTTTGAAACTAAAAAAGCTGTAAAATCTGTTGAAATTGACAGTTCGCAGATGATGGCTGATGTAAAGCGAGATAATAATACGTTTACAAAAGAATAGTTATTATAGTAGATATATGTTAGAAAACCGCATCAAATTGATGCGGTTTTCTATTTTTGTTTAATTGTTATTAAGGTTAATGAACTTCAAATATTCAAAAAAAGACAAGCTGAAAAGCAAAAAACTCATCGAACAGCTTTTTACAGAAGGTAAGGCGTTAAGTGTATTTCCTTTGCGGTTAGTATACCTTAAAACTGAATTTGAGGATAAAAGTATTTTAAAAACAGGTGTTTCTGTAAGTAAACGCCTTCATAAAACAGCGGTTTCTAGAAATAGTATTAAACGATTATTAAGAGAAGCCTATAGACTCAATAAACCCTTATACTTTAACAATAGTTCAACATCTTATGCGTTTATGATTTTGTATCTTAGTAAAGATGGAACAACTTTTGATACATTAAATGATAGTATGAAAATGTTGTTTAAGAAATTCTTAGATAAAAACGCTGACTAATGTAATTGACTCATGAAAAAAATTCTACATAAAAAACTAGTTATTCCCGCTTTAGCTATGGTCATATTTTTTAGCACAACTGCTTTTAAAAATGATTTTTTTGAAATCGCTAAGCAAATAGAAATTTTCACAACATTATTTAAAGAACTCAACATGAATTATGTTGATGATACCAATCCTGGTGATTTAATGGATACTGCAATAAATAGTATGTTAGATGACCTAGACCCTTATACACAATTCTATAACGAACAAGATATTGAAGCCTCAAGAATCAATAATGCTGGTGATTATACAGGTATTGGTGCAAAAGTTTTAACCTTAAAAGATAAGTTGGTTATTGTTGAGCCTTATAAAAATTATGCGGCAGATAAAGCTGGATTAAAAGCTGGTGATGAAATTATTAAAGTAGATAATGTTGTCGTTTCTGATTTTAAAGACGATGCGGCTAATTTATTGCAAGGTGCAGCTGGTACTGAAGTGAGTGTCACTTACAGACGCCAAGGTAAAACCAATATGGTTAAAATCATAAGAGAGTCTTTAGATATTAAGGCGGTCCCGCATTACTCTATGATAGATGGAAAAACGGGTTATGTGGTACTAAGAAAATTTAATAATAAAGCCTCTTCTGAAACGATTAGTGCTATTAGAGCTTTAAAAAATCAAGGAGCAAGTCAGTTGGTTTTAGATCTCAGAGGAAATCCTGGTGGTTTATTAAATGAAGCTGTAAATGTCACTAACATTTTTGTACCAAAAGATCAATTGGTGGTTACCACAAAATCTAAAGTTAAAAAATATAACAAAACCTATTACACTAAACGAGATGCTATAGATACAGAAATTCCATTAGTGGTATTAGTAGATGGAAGTAGTGCTTCTGCTAGTGAAATTGTTTCTGGTGCTTTACAAGATATGGATAGAGCTGTTGTAGTCGGTACGCGTAGTTTTGGAAAAGGTTTGGTGCAACGACCAAAGCCTTTGACTTATGGTACGCAGATGAAAATTACCATCTCAAGATATTATACACCTTCAGGACGTTGTATACAAGCATTAGATTATTGGAATAGAGATGAAAATGGTAAGGCTACTCGTACTAAAAAAGAAAATTACAACGCTTTTAAAACAAGAAATGGGCGTGATGTTTTTGATGGTGGTGGTGTACAACCAGATATTGAAGTGACCTTCTCGAAACAAACACCAATCACTAAAGCTATATTAAACGAAAACTTAATTTTTAACTATGCAACGAATTACTATTACAATAACAGTATTGATGACATAACTGAATTTAAGTTTTCTGATTCTGAGTTTAAAAAATTTAAGAATTATATAAAAACGAAAGGTTTTAATTTTGAAACCAAGACAGAAAAAGCTTTAAATGATGCTATAAACGTTGCAAAAGAAGAAGAGCTTGATGGTGTTATAAATTCACAATATAACAATTTAACTTCCGCTTTAAAGGATTATAAATCTAATGCTGTTGAGGACAATAGAACACAATTAAAATCATTAATTACTGATGAAATAATTAAACGTTATTTCTATAGCGAAGGTCTGTATACATACTATACAGCTAATAATACAGAGATAAAAAAAGCATTGAGTATTCTCAATAATCCATCTCAATATGCAAGTATTTTGAGATAGAACTTATTTTTTTCTATATTTAGCATTATATAGTTTTTTGATTTGTAAGAAAATTATAATAAAATGAAATCCCTACTTATCCTTATATTTTTAAGTTTTCAACTTGCATTTTCTCAGCAAGAATTGAAGCATGAGGTTTATTTTGAAACCGATAAGTATAATATTCCTGAAACAGAACATAGTAGATTACTTCTCTTTTTAGCTGAAATAGACAACATGGATATAGAGAAAATATCTATATATGGCTTTTGCGATGATAGAGGTAGTAATACCTATAATTTAGTACTTTCTCAGCAACGTGCAGATGCTATTAAAACCGTTTTTTCTAATAACGAAATAGATGAATCTGTAATTACAAATGTTGATGGTAAGGGAGAAATTTTAGTAAATATTGTACACGAAGAAAATCTAAGTAAAATAAGAGGTCTTAACAGAAAGGTGGAGATAATTGTAAAGCCTGTCTTTCCTCCAAAACCTAAAGAAATTGTATCTGAGAAAGAAAATTTAGAGGACATATTAAAAGGTGAACTTAAAGAAGGTGATAAGATTCTTTTAGAAAACTTATTATTTAGAACTGGTTATAGTTATTTAGTAAAAGACTCTAAGCCTGTATTAGATAAAATATCTAAAATATTGTCAGAACGTGAGGATATTTACTTTACAATAGTGGGCCATGTTTGCTGCACACAAGGTAATAGAGATGCTGTAGATCGTAAAACAAAAAAACGTAATTTATCCTTAGCTAGGGCAAAATATGTTTATGATTATCTTGCTAAAAATGGTGTAAAACGATACCGAATGAAATATGTCGGTATGCGAAGAAAACAACCTTTAGGTGGTGAGCCAGAGTTAGATAGGCGTGTAGAAATTTTAGTGACTCGGATTATTAAAAAAGCTGATTAAACTCTAATCATATTAATATGTGGAATACCGTCTTCTAGGTACTCCTTTCCTACTTCCTTAAATTCTAAATTATTATAAAATTGCTTTAGATAGGTTTGAGCAGATATTCTTATTTTAGATTGATTATAACGTGTTTTAATTGCTTCTATCGAATCTTTCAT
Coding sequences within:
- a CDS encoding M1 family metallopeptidase; its protein translation is MKKFLLSLICLALVLSCGSTDVVAQTSSLPTTPQPTSNSHWQQHVDYDMEIDMNVKTYQYAGKQKLVYTNNSPDVLNRVYYHLYFNAFQPGSEMDVRSRTIQDPDPRVGDRISKLQPNEIGYIKVNSLKQNGKTISHQTVGTVLEVKLDQPIQPGEKVTFDMDFDAQVPIQIRRSGRNNKEGVALSMTQWYPKLAEFDDEGWHADPYIGREFHGVWGNFDIKLTIDKDYIVGGSGYLQSETKAKNGKKTLHYIAPDVHDFSWAADPDYIHDVYEMPNGPTLNFYYKKTLSKEYLDNWKKLQPKTAALMEYFNEHIGPYPYKQYTVIQGGDGGMEYAMCTLITGERKFGSLVGVTAHELAHSWFQFVLAFNEAKYGWMDEGFTTYISTLAENKLSNNPKDNPLTRLYLGYTNFALTDYERPMTTHSDRYEYNSSYSVATYVKGAVFLAQLGYVIGEDNLKTTIKKFFTDFAFKHPKPIDIIRTAERVSDLELNWYLTDFAQTTNKIDYGVKSVEGKSITLERIGLIPMPIDLSVTYADGSTEEFYIPLQMMRGEKPTSATIVNDWAWAMPTYTFETKKAVKSVEIDSSQMMADVKRDNNTFTKE
- a CDS encoding S8 family peptidase, with amino-acid sequence MKLTYRFITSLSFVATLFVGCGSTADILTTPVENIDTSPLKVTDLTEAEKENWGHLDLERDTIPGMAVDRAYAEIIKGKKGTKVIVAVIDSGIDIDHEDLDGVIWTNKKEVPNNGKDDDNNGYIDDVHGWNFLGDAYDEQLEYTRMLSAKETSNPRYQEAQELLESERQKWMGRKTQYDQIGQAVNNAHTTLEKQIGKSEYTIEEVNRIKSDDPAVQQAVQIAQNVNANGLSMPDAVEEIKGVQDQINERLNFHLNTDFSGRKTNDNISDISDKGYGNGNVKHVKKSESHGTHVAGIIAAERNNGKGANGVANNVEIMALRVVPNGDEYDKDVALSIRYAVDNGAKVINGSFGKSFSPHSEWVRDAIKYASDNDVVFVHAAGNDSNNIDVKPNFPDDNVNFVEVSDTYIRVGSLTQKYGSKMVSGFSNYGKKNVDVFAPGSAVYSTTPENEYDFKGGTSMAAPGVAGIAALIRSQYPNLSAAQVKQVILDSGLPLTTKVVVGGDASNVKPFADLSKTGRIANAYNALIMASKIK
- a CDS encoding T9SS type A sorting domain-containing protein; its protein translation is MKRKCIILLGLLYSFTALAQTDGWYLYTKASNIIKIVPDDVNSDELHLATDIGYIKYNTTAGTVTDFLNLTTQDPAIGRVHDVALDPTSNDIAFALPDGIGVYDGSGVTVYNYENSNLSIGEFTNPFFILELEYAKDGSLYIFKEDAFGYQKFNNGSFEVEEVTAFRTKDIVENNAGTKVYFAGSNNGLWELEKATDIWTNYTSSNSDLANDFTISLQVDANDLLYIGGFQGLNTLSSAGAWNTYQAPDPINGFPYQVHDISINETNGNLVVNTSAPSTYFYGLSIVDLSTNTWVNYREDDMNCLNENLYTATAFGGDGKVYAAPTIFSSIPDIGKLVEFTPSTETCTNANINYLNAPVAVNSNVVGDFSIRKKENGNLDIGFTRTFDFHYTEINPLNFNGAFSTATTLTPSPGNFIGNVISDNDQFIIDTNTGWIVYNESDDITTVNHNLPDYLSIITKKANVGNSDNGILTLVHKGFDAAFNYRVYKTQCDFQNGLCSTSEEIFTNDRDFTQDVNFGCVEDIANDQIMTVGVKTNSSGEVKRTKESWVRSLNNTPLTIWEEDHPIYPLLDVITIAAAVALGEESSGYVNDENTIQLRTENINSSEINVTDVTLDLDNDNIEDEIIRTTRTELNVDEATNIVYVLLVAIGDRSQLRVNQFRGINDEAERLDFSSLSENNDILDARLNTFPKDLFVKKFEIIQYTSSEVLMALFTNYGLLIKSGISVSQFTLNNNEISSNSDKVLVFPNPTKGMVNIGDESINRVMVYDINGREVLRTDKSVFSLKHLENGIYLIKAKNSIGRIINRKIIKH
- a CDS encoding MBL fold metallo-hydrolase — its product is MQLYPINAGNFKLDGGAMFGVVPKSLWNRTNPSDNNNMIDIAARCLLIEDGNRLILIDTGMGNKQSDKFYGYYYLWGNDSIDKSLAAYGFHKDDITDVFMTHLHFDHCGGSVQWNKDRTAYEPAFKNAHFWSNRDHWKWATEPNRREVASFLKENILPMEDSGQLKFTSLPGNRVLSNSELGFDIFFANGHTDKQMIPMINYKGKTICFMADLLPTAGHLPLPFVMGYDTRPLLTLDEKELFLNMAADQNFYLFLEHDAHNEIITVKHTEKGVRLNETFTCETLFN
- a CDS encoding cation:proton antiporter, with amino-acid sequence MVELAGIIILGILAQWVAWKLKIPAILPLILIGLLVGPIAAEFLNDGVKWIEPIWNGEEGLFPGQSLFYFVSLAISIILFEGGLTLKMNEVKHVGPVITKLISLGAAVTFFGGAIAAHFIFDLSWEISFLFSGLIIVTGPTVITPILRNIPLKKDVSAVLKWEGILIDPIGALVAVLVFEFISVDGGGEFTKTALIEFGKIVLFGATFGFTFAHAMNFIINKKYVPHYLLNVFALAAVLGVFVLSDTFAHESGLLAVVVMGMVLGNANAPYLKELLYFKESLSVLLISILFILLSANINMSDLYLIYTWKTAVVFAAVVFIIRPIGVFLSTQGSTLKRNEKLFISWVGPRGIVAAGIASLFGLKLAKAGVPGAEYITPLVFMIVLGTVLLNATTARYFAKLVGVFLTKSDGILIVGASKLSRLIGDYLESNGRHVVLIDSNQSNIEKAKELGLEALNTNVYSETLSDNIELNDVGYLMAMTANSEINKYAIKKFGKQFGENGSFRLVTTHEMNSPENNPKEGLFSHTDDYITLTEVTRKYPSILEIDIEDKAHYESLIEITNKEKDMIPLFLKDDEGELHIISSYNKEIDTLGEESKLVYLGKSF
- a CDS encoding S41 family peptidase, translating into MKKILHKKLVIPALAMVIFFSTTAFKNDFFEIAKQIEIFTTLFKELNMNYVDDTNPGDLMDTAINSMLDDLDPYTQFYNEQDIEASRINNAGDYTGIGAKVLTLKDKLVIVEPYKNYAADKAGLKAGDEIIKVDNVVVSDFKDDAANLLQGAAGTEVSVTYRRQGKTNMVKIIRESLDIKAVPHYSMIDGKTGYVVLRKFNNKASSETISAIRALKNQGASQLVLDLRGNPGGLLNEAVNVTNIFVPKDQLVVTTKSKVKKYNKTYYTKRDAIDTEIPLVVLVDGSSASASEIVSGALQDMDRAVVVGTRSFGKGLVQRPKPLTYGTQMKITISRYYTPSGRCIQALDYWNRDENGKATRTKKENYNAFKTRNGRDVFDGGGVQPDIEVTFSKQTPITKAILNENLIFNYATNYYYNNSIDDITEFKFSDSEFKKFKNYIKTKGFNFETKTEKALNDAINVAKEEELDGVINSQYNNLTSALKDYKSNAVEDNRTQLKSLITDEIIKRYFYSEGLYTYYTANNTEIKKALSILNNPSQYASILR
- the rnpA gene encoding ribonuclease P protein component, which encodes MNFKYSKKDKLKSKKLIEQLFTEGKALSVFPLRLVYLKTEFEDKSILKTGVSVSKRLHKTAVSRNSIKRLLREAYRLNKPLYFNNSSTSYAFMILYLSKDGTTFDTLNDSMKMLFKKFLDKNAD
- a CDS encoding OmpA family protein, encoding MKSLLILIFLSFQLAFSQQELKHEVYFETDKYNIPETEHSRLLLFLAEIDNMDIEKISIYGFCDDRGSNTYNLVLSQQRADAIKTVFSNNEIDESVITNVDGKGEILVNIVHEENLSKIRGLNRKVEIIVKPVFPPKPKEIVSEKENLEDILKGELKEGDKILLENLLFRTGYSYLVKDSKPVLDKISKILSEREDIYFTIVGHVCCTQGNRDAVDRKTKKRNLSLARAKYVYDYLAKNGVKRYRMKYVGMRRKQPLGGEPELDRRVEILVTRIIKKAD